A stretch of the Lytechinus variegatus isolate NC3 chromosome 5, Lvar_3.0, whole genome shotgun sequence genome encodes the following:
- the LOC121415452 gene encoding uncharacterized protein LOC121415452 produces MAATVKAICLLFVICIAAGVNSNPLTKGRRKTGQNPVGPPQKQTMFDFPVEQGTGPSFVDPVSVGPSFTSSSVILTMPDSSSSEEVSEIDFDMDTDTNEVDAAPSVLFGRNRNRISGDMRGLLPGNGRQQGFADVEAGQYDELMSRTAGSSGRGVGIAFGVIGLIALVVAVAFFTIRRYRHEIPVLVRT; encoded by the exons ATGGCAGCTACAGTGAAAGCAATCTGTCTACTATTCG TGATTTGCATTGCCGCTGGGGTAAATAGCAATCCGCTCACCAAGGGTAGGCGTAAGACGGGCCAGAATCCCGTAGGGCCTCCTCAGAAACAGACCATGTTCGATTTCCCGGTAGAACAAGGGACAGGTCCAAGCTTTGTTGATCCTGTTTCTGTTGGTCCGAGCTTCACTAGTAGTTCTGTCATCCTCACAATGCCAGATTCCTCCTCCTCCGAAGAAGTGTCCGAGATTGACTTTGACATGGATACGGATACCAATGAAGTCGATGCTGCCCCATCGGTCTTATTTGGAAGGAACAGGAATCGAATCAGCGGGGACATGCGTGGCCTTCTCCCCGGGAATGGAAGACAACAGGGTTTCGCTGATGTAGAAGCAGGGCAATATGATGAACTCATGTCCAGGACCGCTGGATCATCAGGAAGGGGTGTTGGTATTGCCTTTGGGGTTATTGGACTAATTGCTCTAGTTGTAGCTGTCGCTTTCTTCACAATCAGAAGATACAGGCACGAGATTCCAGTTTTAGTCCGTACATAA